One Falco peregrinus isolate bFalPer1 chromosome 7, bFalPer1.pri, whole genome shotgun sequence genomic window, GTTACACCCACTCAATTTATTTAAACACCTTCACAAGTGTGAAAGGTTGAAAAGCTGTCAGCTTTGGCATggtaaaaaatgtttgaaagaaaaatcatcccTAATCCTTCAATTGAATAAAttacagaaagatgagaaatgaaaacacttcaaaaaatgtaatttctcttctgtaaaaAATCACAAGTTTCAATCAAGCAACAATCACCCCCAACGATAAATGTTCTTGTGTTTATTTCACTGCAGCGAGCAGATATAGCCTAAACGAGAGGACATCCTATACAGCTGTTTCACATCTATTCCTGCTCCTAAGGTAGTGGCAGAAAACTTACACAAAATTGAGATGCgttgcaaatgaaaaaattgaaatttttctgcttttcatgcttGAACTGTACTTACAAAACCAGATTAATTTGTAGTGATAATAAGCAAGTTTTTTCCCTGCACAGATCTTAATATCTTATGATTGTATCTCATTTCTGGTTTCCATCATCCACAAAACATGAACTCATCATAATTCTAGCACAGTATTTTCAGCAAATCACCCATTAAATCAGTCACTTCAGCCAGATTTGGAAAACAGACACCAAACTCTCCAAAAACTGCTCTTGCCCTCAAGttctaaagaaaacacagaaacctACACACTGTGGGTAAAATTGTATGATCCCTCCCGCACGAGTGCATTCCCATATACTGGGAAGGGACAAAATTGAGGTCATCCACATGATCTTGGTggttttattaatgaaaattcaAACCCTTGATTTCAACTTTCAGTGTTCACAAtcagcaacaagaaaaagaatcatACATAACCAATAACAATGTTTTCCCACAAGAAATGGTCTGATCTCTCCGCTACTGACCACTGTATAAGGAATCTCTCAATTTATGGTCCTCAAATCACTGCTACTCTTCTTCTCTTTCACAATTCTGTTCTTCTAGGATGCTCTCACATCAGCAGAGTGATTAGGTTTTCAAGAGACCatcttcaaaactgaaaataagttCCCAATATATTGGGGTTTTTGCTTATTTCCATAATACATTTCTCATTTGGAAAAATCAACTATAAATAAACTTTCTCCATCTGCccacagaggaaaataagaaaCTACCATTTTGATTAATTACATGTTGTATTATCTATAGACTGCCCATTCTTCCTTAAAAGACATCTGGAATTTGGCTTCATAACTTTTAAACTGAACCGACGGTTTCATTAAGGCACGGATATTCTAAATTTCTGTTGTTAATACTGCGTCTTGGTAGGAGCGGCCTTCCGTCTCGTTGGCCCATAGAAAGTTAAGAACACTTAaatgcagggcaggaggcatATGCTAATAAGCTGTTGAAGACAACTTCTTTATGTACGAAACAGAGACTGCTTTATCGTTAAAGAGGTAGGAAGAACACCTTCAAAAATGTAATTGTATTCAAGTtccccctttaaaaaaaaataaattacagactATTATTCAAAGAATCTGCAATATCATaattgtattttgattttctgtaaCTTAACCTTCATTCTATTACAAATTATTTAGATGAGATTTCATATCCTTAAGAAAAAATGCCCCAAATTATACATGTTTGATTAAAACAGCTATCAAATTTCCTTAACTATTAGATACGACAGCTACAAAACCAGAATATCCTTATATGGCTTATTCCATTCTTTGGAAGACGCACACACTCAAATTAACAGTTTATTTACAGGACATGGCAGATATAAATTTAGTTACCCTGCAAGGTGCATCTGCTATGTGTCTCTATCTCATCCTTCGGAGATAATCAACACAAGCAGCATCCCAGGATttgaaaaccattttaaaactagcaaaattaaattagtGGAGCAGAATGGAAAATTTCTGTTGGGAAGAACTGTATCACTTTGTCTTATTAAGAATATCGAAGAGCAGTGCAGGCACTATTTTAATGTCTGGTTTTATAAGCAGGACTAATAGTTGTATGCAAAATTCTCACAACTGGCTGGACATAAACAGACCTTATGCTCCCTTGTATACGGTACCTTGATGCTTATGTATCAAGCTCAGCATGTAATCAAGTCCAGAATAACTGGCATTTGCCTATAAACAACTATATTTGGTACTTTTgctaacatttttgtttcaaacttTTGCTCCAGTATGCAGTATTTTGCAGCCCTTCTTATCCATCAAAACTGTGTCCACTAAAAATTGATAGAGCATACTACAGAAACTTTGAGCAAGAACTCTGTAAGAGCGGAAGGCTGAGTCAACTGTTATCATGATCTATTTTGTGGAGAACTTAATTGATTTTGAGTCTTCCTTTTAGTCTTTCAGACAGGGGAAGGGGACTGTCTGCCCATGCGTCAGTCAGAACAGCACTTCCGGCTTGCTGTGTGACACCAGAACCTGACCTCTCAAATGGTTCCTCTGTACTTGGGGAACAATAAACTTCCTCTACACAGGATGGTTCTGGAGATATTTGCAATGAGAAActattactgattttttttaaactggtcGTTTCCATCtcccttttaattaaaagggcTGAATCACTGTTTGTTCTTTTGGTAGTAACAATGTTGCTCCTTCTCTttataaaagattttttaaacTGACCAGGGTTCAGTTGCTTCTTCTGCTGCTcataaattagatttttattcATGTTCCCATCATCACTGTCTTCACTAGAAGAACATTTGTTCTGACATACgctctttttaaaagaagttttgcaagtattttgaataaaagcttttttaatgtGATGGCCAGTTATGACATCTGCTGGTTTTGGAGGCACTGGAAGCATTTCACACCCAGGATGCCACAACTCTGTTGTTTGCCCACTGAGGGCTAGAGATGTTGAACTGCTTCTATTATGGTCTTTTTGCATCATTTCAGCCAGGGTGTCAGCTTTTTTGTGCTGATCTTGATGAAAGTGTACGCTGGATTCCCTTGCATAGTTTTCTGATAGCACATTTTTACTTTCCTGCACTAGTTTATTTAACTGACATAAggaaaaagcataatttttatCAGGATtcaatgtttcttttgtttgtttaaaagattTCAAAGACTCCAGTTGTGTTACACCTTCAGACAACAAAGGCTTTGATGGAATTGAAGTCTTCTTAAGTATTCCCTCACTTAAAGACCACTTCTGAAGTTCTCCCATAGCATCATCTGAAACCATATCATCTGCACTATCAGAACGATGTTGATCAGACTGCACAGCATCAGAATATTCTGAGCTACTTCTTACTGTTTCATGACCTAGCAGATGTGAGCGTTTTATGCATGTAGTTAAGTGAACTGCTGGATCATGGGTATCACCCCCATGGGCTGGTGAAGCGGTGAGGAAGGTTCCTTCCCAATCGATACTGCGCAGTTGTAGATCAGTGGAAGAGGATGACATCCCTGAATTTTTAGGCAATTGTGCTGGCAATACAGATGAGTCAGCCAATGTACTCTGCAAGAGCAAGTAAGGTGAAGTCAGAGAAAGAGCAGCTGCTGATGCTGGCATCTGAACAGCTGTTACACAGGAAGCTGCAGCTAACGCTACATCTTTTGATTCAGTACTTCTCTGGTGTATCTGGTGTTCTGGGGGAGTTTTTATATCTGACGTGGAGTCTTGCACAGGAAGAATCCCACATCTAGACTTTAAATTCATTTGAGACAGGAGATCACTAACTTCATCACAAACATCTGgcaatttcttcccttttggtCTGTCTTTCctacctgaaaaaaacacagggCCTATCAAAATGACATATTAAACACAGTTCAGatttcctgctgctgaagtATAAAACGGTAAGATAAAATCACAGTCCCTGCAAGATATGCCCTGATCGCGGCAAAACATGATACTACTCAACAGTGGGAGAaatgtttgttgctttttcttcttgtattcTGGCAGGACCCTTAAGTTCATAAGAAACAAGCTTCTGGacttacttttctgtttcttcttcaaaacTTCTGACTTCTCCACTTGATAAAGACCAACAACATCAGGATAAGCAGCCTGAAACAAAGACTCCTCCTCCACCGTGACTACAAACAACTCCACAGGCTCATCTTCTGCATCAACATAATGTTCTAAAAAAATCATGAATATACATTAGACAGGTATATAGACACATATCAAAACAGggaataagaaaaacaacagaagattTATGAGTACAAAGAAGGTATGTAAAAAGGTCAATAGTACAATGTTGAGATTTAGCTACaagtaaaatctttttctttttgccagtCTCCTGGCACAAACAGGCACGCTAAAGGCAGAAATCTGTCGGCACAGAAAATTCTCTAGCTGGTAAACAGTCACAGCTTCAGGTGCATAGTGAAATAAGATATGAAACACAGAGTCCAGGTCTTATTAACCTGTACCAGAAAAAGCACTTGAAGACTGAGTCCCTTGCTTTCTAGgtagtttgttgtttttttttcttaaaataaacattgctTTTACTTTCAGGGTTATGTGAAATCTGATCCACATTTCCTATTGTTTTCACAAAACAGTTTCCAATTCATCCACATGCCATTGCTTCATAATGTTGTCAAaatcttctcctttttaaagcatgcttttctttttttctatgaacTCTTTTGTTCCACAATGTACACAGAAATGAGACCAACCTGGTTTTTGCCACTGAAtttcaaaacaaggaattccATTTTTAACACGTGTCTTGACTATCCTGTAAGAACAAAAAGAAGCCCGTTATTTTGcttaaatggaaaatgaaaaatcttaagttatctaaaaatatttcagtactcTAATTTGTAAtgattcagaggaaaaaaatattcttgtaacCGTGAAATTAatataccttttaaaaaacacactaCTTCTCTGTGTAAGTTATACAGTAAAATTTAGGGCCTAGACTTGAgtactgaaacatttttttttttaatgatatagCTCAGAGGAGCATAACAAGAAATCAAAAAGCTATTCTGTAACAGACAACTGTAACGCTGACTCCTACAAACATCAGTTTGATACCTTCAACTAATGCCACAGAGAAGACTGTTGCCATAGACAGTAATTTTCTGAATGACCTGACATAAATTTCCGCATCATTTATATCCTTTGCAGGAGAGCATGAAGAAGATAAAGCATGAAATGAGCAGGGACAGCCAGTCTTTATGaggtttttctaaaaaaaacaatTATCTACACCCCAGTTTAATAGGTTCCTACCTGTGAAGAGGCTCTTGCTGAATCATcaccacatttttaaacatttgtaaaaaaaaaaatcttctagaGCCCACATGATCTATCTTTGAAACCCCTGAAACACTAGAAAGTGTTATAAGCAGAGGATGTCAATTAGTTCATTCATCAAGGTAAATGCTGGTAATTTATCTATCTAAATTTGTGTAAAAAGCAGACCCAACCAATCTCTCCACTCTTTTGAAAGGTAACACTGAATAGGAGAGCTTCTCTGCAAGTAATAACTTAACAGACTATGACACATCAACCCAGAAGAGACACTATTACATTGCTACTGACTATCCTCTGTCCCCCCAAATTACGGTCTATAAAATCTTGACCAGCATCAAGGAACACGGAAAAACTATTAACCTTCCTGCAATACAATAATTCGGGGGAGGTGGCATTTGAGTTTCATTTGGGAAACGAAACAGTCAGATACTAAAGCTAAAATAAGTCACAATTCCCTTCACACAGTGAAATTCACGTTTACCAACAGACACAGTAGATTCTAAAAGTTTACGTAAGTTTAAGAAAAGatcagataatttaaaaaaataaaattacatagaGGGCTGACAAGAACATAAGAAGGTACTACTTCTGGCTCAGAAAACCCTGAGTAACAGAAGCCTGGATGGTGGGAAAGTATTATAGGGGAAAATAGTTACATgcttatctttctttttcctgcatatCCATTTTTAGTAACAGGACACTTGGTCATTTTTGTATTCCTAAATGCAGCAGTCCTGaatgaaagttttgttttgagaagAAGGGGTAGCAGAATAGAACCATAACGCAATGATTTCATCGGACACATAGCACGCAGACAGTCGGTAGGTCTGGTAAGAAATCAGAGACCATGACT contains:
- the GEN1 gene encoding flap endonuclease GEN homolog 1, producing MGVTNLWQILEPVRQPVNLSRLKGKTLAVDLSLWVCEAQTVKKMIGVVTKPYLRNLFFRFSFLTSMGIKLVFVMEGEAPRLKADTMSKRNEMRYGPSKKAGAARTGRSSFKAILKECLELLECLGVPCVQAAGEAEAMCAYLNAKGHVDGCITNDGDVFLYGAQTVYRNFAMNAKDPHLDCYTISSIKEKLGCDRESLIGLAVLLGCDYLPKGVPGVGKEQALKLIGTLRGQNLLQRFQQWKEFQYDNNPPLVVKRVTHCSECHHPGSYKEHEHSGCKFCESDRCCKPSDSKQSCPCEWHQSERVKQASAVEDSIRKKANSCEGFPFSEVIEEFLVNKNKLINIKECQRPNLLSFQMFASEKMEWTKHYACKKLLALLTRYDMIQRKSGYVDSKQLQAIRIVKTRVKNGIPCFEIQWQKPEHYVDAEDEPVELFVVTVEEESLFQAAYPDVVGLYQVEKSEVLKKKQKSRKDRPKGKKLPDVCDEVSDLLSQMNLKSRCGILPVQDSTSDIKTPPEHQIHQRSTESKDVALAAASCVTAVQMPASAAALSLTSPYLLLQSTLADSSVLPAQLPKNSGMSSSSTDLQLRSIDWEGTFLTASPAHGGDTHDPAVHLTTCIKRSHLLGHETVRSSSEYSDAVQSDQHRSDSADDMVSDDAMGELQKWSLSEGILKKTSIPSKPLLSEGVTQLESLKSFKQTKETLNPDKNYAFSLCQLNKLVQESKNVLSENYARESSVHFHQDQHKKADTLAEMMQKDHNRSSSTSLALSGQTTELWHPGCEMLPVPPKPADVITGHHIKKAFIQNTCKTSFKKSVCQNKCSSSEDSDDGNMNKNLIYEQQKKQLNPGQFKKSFIKRRSNIVTTKRTNSDSALLIKREMETTSLKKISNSFSLQISPEPSCVEEVYCSPSTEEPFERSGSGVTQQAGSAVLTDAWADSPLPLSERLKGRLKIN